TACGACCGCATCTACCTGTCATACGCACCTATCTACCGCACCCAGTCTGAGTTATCTCGCCTCAACGCATTCGACAACTTCGGCAACCTGATGCCAGGTTATACAGACCAGTCTAAAGGTCATGGTGGCTGGATGGTTGACGGCAGCATCGGTAAGAGCGTACGCTTGAAGCACGGCAGCTTGAACTTCAACTTGATGATTACCAACATTCTGAACAACCAGAAGATCGTATCTGGCGGTTATGAGCAGAGCCGAAGCGATTTCTCAGGTAATGGTGATAGCAGCAAGGAGCGCGTTTACAAGTTCTCCAAGAACCCTAAGAAGTATTACGTATTCGGAACAAATGGTATGTTCCAGGTTTCTTATAGATTCTAATAAAAAGGAAAGATATGAAAAAAATATTATTCATAGCAATGGCTTTTGCCAGTATGTTTTTTGCATCTTGCATGGGCGATGGTTATGCTGATCCTGATAATACGATTAAGGTGCCTGCGGCTCCTGTCGGTGACAATAATATCAAGGAGAAGAATGTCATCACAATTGCACAGCTGAAGGAAGACTACAACAGCCTCATTGCTAATAAGAGATATGAACAGATAGACAAGGACATCCAGATCAAAGGTTACATTACTGGTAATGATCTCGGTGGCAACCTTTACAACGAGGTTTGTCTGCAGGACGAGACGGGTGGTATCTTGGTTTGCATCAACAAGGGTGCTCTCTATGGCGAACTTCCTGTTGGTCAGCAAATTCTCATCAATCTGAAGGGCCTCTACATTGGTGGTTACGGTTCTCAGGCTGAGTTGGGCGGTGTCTATACCAACAGCACTACGGGTGCACAGTCTATCGGTAAGGTTGACCGCTACGAGTGGAACAAGCATTTCAAGATTTTGGGTTCTCCAGACGCAGCCAAGGCTGAAAGTTTGGTAGAGGTGTTCGACAAGACCAAGATCAAGGATGCTGACTATCTGAAGTCTTGCTCTGGCAAGTTGATGCGCATTGAGAATGTACAGTTCTCTCAGGCTGACGGTAAGGCCGTTTATGCCCCAGAGACAGAAAAGGACAAGACCAACTGCGTGAACCGCAACTTGACTGATGCAGAAACCCAAACACCTATCAGTGCTTCCAACCTCTTGGTTCGCACTTCAGCTTATGCCAAGTTTGCCAATGTCGCTTTGCCAAAGGACCCTGTCAACATTACAGGTATTTTCACCCGTTTCAACAATGTTTGGCAGATTCTGATCCGTACAAGCAATGATGTAGAGACTGCGCTGAATGTTCCTGGTGGAACCAAGGAAGAACCTTACACTGTGACCAACGCGCTCAAACTCATCAATGCTGGTAAATATACAACAGATAAAGTTTATACTACCGGAATCATCTGCGAGGTAGGTAGCGTTGATACAGGCTCGTACGGTAATGCTACATATTCTATCTCTGAAGATGGAAAGGCTGTTGCCGGCAAGATGATCAAGGTATTCCGCGGCTTCAATCTCGACAACCAGAAATGGACAGAAGAGAC
This is a stretch of genomic DNA from Segatella hominis. It encodes these proteins:
- a CDS encoding DUF5689 domain-containing protein, which codes for MKKILFIAMAFASMFFASCMGDGYADPDNTIKVPAAPVGDNNIKEKNVITIAQLKEDYNSLIANKRYEQIDKDIQIKGYITGNDLGGNLYNEVCLQDETGGILVCINKGALYGELPVGQQILINLKGLYIGGYGSQAELGGVYTNSTTGAQSIGKVDRYEWNKHFKILGSPDAAKAESLVEVFDKTKIKDADYLKSCSGKLMRIENVQFSQADGKAVYAPETEKDKTNCVNRNLTDAETQTPISASNLLVRTSAYAKFANVALPKDPVNITGIFTRFNNVWQILIRTSNDVETALNVPGGTKEEPYTVTNALKLINAGKYTTDKVYTTGIICEVGSVDTGSYGNATYSISEDGKAVAGKMIKVFRGFNLDNQKWTEETKGTLAVGKKVVIYGTLTMYNGTPEIDSGNYLISIK